The sequence below is a genomic window from Coffea arabica cultivar ET-39 chromosome 4c, Coffea Arabica ET-39 HiFi, whole genome shotgun sequence.
GAGTCTTTGTGGATTTGGAGTCACATTTCTGCGTGGTTATGAATTCTTCAATGTCTGTATCCTCAGATCAACTATTCTGTAGGAGTTTGGAAACTCATCTATCGTCAAGTTAGGCAACTTCAATTCGGCAATTTCAGAAAATTGGAGAGGTGATTTGTAATTGTAAATAAAGACAAGTATATGCCAATAATTCTACTTCATCAGTATATGTTTTTTAATTCATTGTTTCTCGTAAAAGAAAGTAGATGATCCTTTTTGAGttgaggatagaaaagaaaagaagagaaatgttaAGTTacgagagaaaagaaaggataagaaaagaaaagaagagattttaATGTTGTTTGAGAGTTTATGAAATAAAGGAGGTGATTTTGGACacataagtaaataaatatttcattCAACAGCTTTTTAGGGGTAGAATGGACAATTTAAAAAATGTTTTGCTGCCTTTCCGCGCTTTCCTTTGCTTTCTGCCCGATTTGggctagaaattttttttttaaactgtagctatttcttccttcttccaatTCCGTcggtttcttttcctttcctttcactTAAAACTTTCAAATGAGGGAGATACAGCCTTTCTCTTCTATTCCTTTCTTTTATGCTCAAATCTCATCTCCCAAACTAGCTGTAAGTGTTGGTAGTTTCTGTCCATACATCtcatttttgcaaaattttgtgtatttattTAATTCAAAACTTATGCTAATCCAACGGTTCATAACTAGAATTGAACCTTATAATTCTTTTATATATTGTAGCAAATATTATTTATTGATTATCCTTTGGATTTATCGATAAGCCTTTTCAAGTttcataaattatttttttttgaaagacgTTTCATAAATTATTTAGACATGGCAATTTGTTTGGTATCTAAATAGCACCAATCTTTTCAACAATAGAAATGTACGGACTATATTAGAGCAATAAAATTTTAGGGGTCAAATTGATATTAACAAAATAGATTGAGGACTAATTAGTCAACACAATTTTTTTCACATAAACTGACAGATGTCTCAATTGATATCCCCAAAGGAGTGTTCTCCTGCTTCCCCCTTCAGTCTTCACTCTTCAGCCCATCGAGTAGAGAAAGAGAGACAGATGGAGAAGCCAAAATTGTTCCTTTCTTACATAATCCTGGCAGTAATGATGGTGGATTTATGTTTGATAGCTCAAAGCAGGGAAATTGAATCACCGCAGTACACGGTTGTGCACTCAGAATCAGATTTTGAGGTGAGATTTTACAGGGACTCTGTTTGGATGAGTGCACCTGCCAAAGAAACCTCCTTTCGGAAAGCCACAAAAGATGGTTTTCACAGgtacccttttcttttttcctttttatgtgATCTTTTTAGATTTATTTTGCCACCATTTTCTAGTTTCCTCGATTCTTTTTAAATTTGTGCTGCAGTTACAGTTGACTTTGAGACAGTGAGACCTTTCCAATCTTTTCAATCTTTTAACTATCATCCCAAGGGTAAAAGGGAAAGTAGAGAGGAAAAGCTGATGCTTTGTGTTACTGTTTGCAATTACTCTGCCCTTGCCTGATTGTTCTTTTTCCAACGGTTTAATCTATACTGTATATGTAGCATTTCTGGatattagttatttattttgtcGTTGATGATTGTGTGCTTAATTGATCAAACTGGTTATTTACATTGGAGTCTTGACACGTATGGTTGTGGTAATTTAGAGTTGATACTGGTTGTATTATGCTTGCAAGACATTACTGGACTTCATGAAGAACATTCTGCTATTCTTTAACTCTGCTGGTTACTAAAGTACGCTAAAATAAGTCCTCTAACATGAGAATGAACGagtaatttttgttattttgattCACTGGATATTTTGTCCCTAAATATTCATAAAAACCGTAAGCTACATGAGAAATTTCTCCAACAGAAAAGGCCTGGATGCAGAATAGCTGCTTCTTTAGAGGAGTCTAATAATGGGATTTTCGTCATAAGAAAGAAACTTTTAGTCTAGTAGGCGTGCAGTGACAGATTAAACCATCCCAGTTCTACTGTATCAGGTGCAAGCTGATATGAAGTAAAGAAAACTGCAATAGCGGCTACCCTTGCTGATTGTGCAGACAGAATTGGTCTTGCTAGAATTAACTGATATTATTCTTTCTCTCAACACATTATCTGTTCTTGTTGCGTCACAGGTTATTTCAGTATATTCAAGGGGCAAACTTGAACTTCTCTAGGATCTACATGACTGCACCTGTCTTGACAAGCATTGTTCCGGGAGCTGGACCTCTTCATGCATCAGCATACTTCGTGAAACTCTATCTACCTCTCAAGTTTCAAGCCAGCCCACCACTTCCACTTCCTGAGCTCAATCTTGCACCTGATTCCTGGAGCAGTCACTGTATCGCTGTAAGGCAGTTCTCAGGATTCGCCAGGGACAGCAACATTGTCAAAGAAGCCGAGAAATTAGCCATCAGTTTGAGCAGATCTCAGTGGGCAAATTCAACTTCCCACAGCGAATATGCTTACTCAATTGCCCAGTACAACAGTCCTTTCCGAATTATTGGACGTAAGAATGAGGTTTGGGTTGATGTTGCTGGATCTGAAGCAAATGGGTGCAAGTCAAGCCTGCTGGCTTCATACTGACTGCTAAAGAATTCGGATCAAGCATAACCCTGCATGTTTGTATTTAAGATCTGAGACAAGCTGCTGGAACATTTGCCATGTACATACACAATCCACACCCCAAGAGATTTCTCACATAATGTTATCCTTGGCTAAAGAAATGGTATCGTACTTATTGGTACTCAATTTTATCCTGATGAGCTTAAACGCATGGGAAGCTCTAATCGAAAATGAGTGCATGCCTTAGTGATGATTACTCGACTCTTCCTTTGTGTGGCTTGTGAATTTCCAGCCTTGCACCTGCAGAAATAACCTTAACCTTTTAACTTGATCTGACAAGTCACAATTAGAATATCTGTCCTTGATACTTCGGAAGATTCCaggattttttttatcaaaataataCTAGAGAAAGGTAATCCTGGACAAATTGCCAAAACGTAATCATAAATAATAATTGGGGATACTATTAAActcaattttaattcataatagcTCAAGCATGGAGAGAGCGTCCTCTCAAATTTATGGAGAAGCACATTACTACTAGCTTTTGAAGCAACCTTTTGACGTGGTATTTTCATCAACTACAGGAATGAATGAATCAATCTTATACAAACTTATACAAGACCAGAAACGActgtatttttatgttttgctCATGAGAAAGGCGGCGGCCAAAAATGATTCACAGAAATATAAGTATAGAACTTAGGCTGGCTGTCTTTTGGGGCCTAAGTAAGATGGCAAACATCCCCTAGTGGAGGAAGTTCCCCTGTTAGGCATAGGCAGTTTAATGTGACTATaatgaacaattaaaagaagaaatgaaagtaATGCAAACAGAAGAAAAGAGGATGATATCCTCTCATTCCCTTTCAGGGTTAAAAATCCTTTTTGAGATTCAGAAGTGCTACGCCACAGGTGGTCTCCCTCAATGAGTGCAGCTCccaaggtccaagaaacatcTCCAGGACCAAAGGTTATCTCTGCATTTCTAAGACACAAAGCATCTTCAATAAGTGATGCCATATAAGACAAATGGAAACAATCTTGTGCAGAGGTGCTTCTCTGATCAGCCCATAATCTCGGGCAGATGTGTTCTCCTGTCTCCCACATCTTCGTCAAATTTGCTTTAGCACTCAAATTCAGTCTGTTGGAGATTGCAAAGAAACCAGACAACGCATTGTAGTGAGAATAGGATGTTAAGTTAAGCATCATCTTGCCTGCAGAAGAAAAGTTGGACGTCAAAGTCTGAGATTCGGCACAAGCTTCAACTGAAAAGCATTTCATAAAGGGAGAATTGAGAACCCCTGAACAAGGATTCACCACAAATTGAAAAAGTTCAAATACAAAATAGTAGAAATGATGAAGATAATTATGTCGCACTGCATCTAGAAGTTCAATTTTAGATATTATGTCGCACTGCATCTAGAAGttcaattttggatatttaatttatctatttttctaATTGCAAACAGGTCTCCTCACACCTGAACACAGGAAATATATGTACAATATCCATAAAACTATATGAATTTACCATCTGCTAACAACTACAGAAGACAACACCACTAAAATACAAGGAGcgaaaacagagagagagagatatagATGCCATCAATACTTGTACAATCAGTTAATTCATGCCTTTTGTGACCATTAGTGcatgaaaaaaataagaagaggAGCCAAAAGCAAAAGTCCCAAGAGGAATACAAAAATAAGATTTCCAGATTCTTTAAAATGTTAACATAGATTTCATGAGGGAAAACATAATCACATCCTTCACGCTTCTGCCACCCTAGATAGAGGTGCAGGGTTATAATGGCTGGATAAGATTACACTGACCTAATCAAGTCTAAATATTGCATGACATATAGTTTCCATATCATTTTATTTCAGACACATGATATCAGTGATACATCTTCAGGTATGCAAATGCCTTTCCATTTTAGGTGACTTCTTTCCATACTCCATGAGTTATCAGCAAAATTctttaattagttttttttattagagAGCTTCCTCATTGTGTCCTCTGCCCAAATTTTTACAAGAGTAGGAAGGTCTTGGTACTTCGAAAGTATTTTGCATGTAATCTCATCATAAGTGCCATCTTAGCTACTTTTGATGGTAACAACATATTTCATGAATGTCGTGATTGCTGATATGCCTCACCTTTGTATACAAAGCTAATGGGGTAGCTTAATAGCGCAAAACATCTAGAAAAGTTTGAGTGCTTCTAGATAGAAGATTTTGAGGATACACTTTACCAAAGCTTTCTCAACCATTACGTGGGGTTGACGATTCATACCAAACTAGTAGAAGATTCCCAAAAGTgcaggaaaattaaaatataaacgACTAAAAGAAAGAATGCATAAGACACTAGAGATGCAAGCACAGAAAAGATTTTCAACAGGTTCATAAGAGAATTGCAATGATAAACTAAGATCATTGGACCTGTTCGAGAAGACAAGCCaatgcattttgagtgattttcCAGCTCCGACAACTTTGAATTGCTTGAATTAACAGCAGCTGCCCTTGCAAGTTCCTTGCAATTTTCCCAATTTGAGCTCCCAGCCAACCAGATATAAGAACTAAGCTCCTTTTCTTCCATCTTAGTAGTGACATTTTCTGAACTCATCCTCTCTAGTCCAAAGCAACCATGGCAAGTAAAATTTTGCAGATAACTGGAACTCAAACAAGGATGCCTGACTTCAAATATGCCATCCCTACTTTCCCTAAGAGCCTCACTATGAGTTAGCATAACAACGCTTCGATCAAAAGCTTCATTCAAGCCAAATGCGGGTAATGAGTATATTAAAAGTTGGTGTTCCATTGGGCCAATCTTTGATACTAAATGATGGTCATCCTCTCTCAGTTCATCCACTTCTGTCACCACCTGCAACGATGAACCTCCTAAATCAAGAAGTCCCAAGGTTGGCAACCTCGAAAAGTTCCCAAATACCCTCATCTTATAGTTCAAAGAAACCCAACCATAGTAAGCCTCTTCGTTACCACTCAACACCCTAATCCAATCTTTCCTATATAAAAACCCATGGTTTTCTACAACATCCTCAACGTCTTCCAAAACTCTCCTAGTATCCTCAGATGCCAACCTCCTCATTCCAGCAGTACACAAGACAAAAATAGGTGTAATCCCATGCTTCTCCAAAGGTACCCATTGTTCAGCTAATCGAATCAAAGGTTCCAATGACACCCTCACTCCAGATGCATTACCTACAAAATTATGTAAACCTGGTTCACTCTGCATACAATGATATCGACAGCCATCACTCTTAGCAAAATTTCCAGGATAACTATCCAACAAAACTGGTAAATTACCATAACTAACTCCATCTTTAACCATCCATTTATACACATTTACTCTTGTACCAGTACTTCCACAATCCAAAACAACAGTATAATAAGAATCCCTTTGGGACATTTTATTAACTATGCTAGGCCTAAATATAAAAACCCCAACCAATACTAAACTCAGAATCATCAAAAGGGTTGCTCCAACTTTTAGAATTCTAGAATACTTATTAGCTCCCATGACCGGAAGTTTTGATTTTGATGGCGATTtgggttccatttcttcaatACCAACATGAAGGAATCATAAAAATACTTTCTTTCTGACACCAATTTGGATGCCAATGACAGTAGTGATAATTGAAAAGAACAATCATGAAGAGAAATTTCACCCAAGAATTAATTGCTAAGTCAAAAGTAAGCAAAACCCAACTCCACTTCTGATTTTTGTGTCCTTTTTTGGATCAAAATGGGAAATTCAAAGGAAACTTCACTCACCTTTGATCCACTTTCATAAAAACAAAACCAACAGAGAAGAGTAAAAACAAAACCACTTTCATAAAAGAAGAGCTTACAAAGACGAAACAACAGACGGAGGGATGAGACTTGAGAGCTTCTTCAGAGAAACAAAAATTAGGAGAAGTTGTTGTGCTGATGCGTTCCTCAGAATCTCTCTCAACTCTCAGAGTCCGGCTGTGCGCGTGTCTTCTCCTGTTTCTCGTTGTCTCTCTCCCCTTTCTTGTAATAGTATAAAGTTTTAATTCTACTTTAGCCCCTAAACGTTTATGATGCACTATATAACACCCTAAAAGTTGTTTAGTAATTTTGCAGCAACCAAGAACTTTTTAGAACATATTGATAaacaattcaaataaaaatGTAAAAGCACATTGGAAGAATATCTTGATTTGTTATTTCCTTCTTTTAGAGACCGAATACACTGATATCATTGGGTAGagtattaagaaaaaattgaaggTATAATATTTTgaggaagaaaataaaaaatatgttttttatataatatatttaatttttgtataaGATATTTAAAATATAAAGATAGACAAGAAACTTATACTACTACACATTCTTCTTAGTATctaaaaaaaaggattaaaaactttttgagtttccaaaatttcactaaTCCTCTCCagatttcaaccaaaattcttTAGCAGTGTAATCTAGAGAAAATTCATAAAGTCTAGAAATTGAGAAGGTCTTTAATGTTTTGTCAATGCGTGTCAAAGGTcatgaaatatttttattattgaaaTTTTAAGTGTGTTACTCGTATAATTATATTTCTACACTGGAGTAGTGAAATTCAGTAAAATggctaaaaaaatgtacacTTTTACAAGTTCGGTGGCCTTTTTCAATCGGTACAATCTTAAATAGTTAATtgacatttttattatttaatctAAAGTATTTAgagaaaccctttttttttttttttttttttgtttccaaacAAGAATGTAAAAGCATTAATGCAAACAAACATTCATATTTTACGAATCAAACTTTAGGCTTTTGAAACGTATGTTCATTGTCCAATCATCCTATATTTGATTGGTTGATAAGACAATTGGCAATTACATTGAGGTTTAATTGATTTAGGTACAAGAGGAGCAAAATGTGTAAAGGAAATAGTCTCATTTGAGGTTTAAAATCAATAATTAATCCAAAAATAAAGCATAAAACTACAACAAAATAAAGAGGTTGTTAGTCCTATATAAAAGTCCAAAAAAAGATACTCTATGGAAGGATTTATCCAAAATTCACTAGCATCACCCGCACAAAAAATCTGAGCAagttatttaattttaaaatagaaaacaaaagaaaaaaaagaaaagaaaagaaaagaaaagaaagcaagagtAAAATACAAAAGAAGCCGCTTTCATTCTCTTGCTTTTCCTTCCCTCCGCTGCCCGCAAGGCAAAACTGATACCTCAAAATCTCAGAAGTCTTACTATGTTCTTCTGAACTTTGTCCACTTGTCACGTAAATTTCCATCTGGGCTTCCCTAAATCTCCTTGAAATCAAATGGGTTTTCCTCACTTTGCCAAATTCTCAGTTTTTAAGTAGTTCATAGTTGCTTCACTagtaaaagggggaaaaaggaGGACGATGACAGTTAAAAATAGTTCTTCAATTTCCTACGTTTCCCCATCCCTTCCTTCACCTTTTCTATCCAGAAGAACTTCCACTAAGGTACTCATAATAGGTATCTTGTTTTCAATGGTTAATTTAGTCAACTAGTCAGTAATTTAGTacttattattttgttatgctatggctgcatgtAGTACGTTTTAGCCTTTATTAAATTGGAATAAGTTGTACTGGATTGCTAGAgaagaatgattttttttttagcaacaaGAACAATCCCTGATTGTTTAGAGCTCAAGGCTTTTTAATTTAGCTATTTGTTTTAGGCCAATGCTTGTTGTCATTTGGTCCTTTTCTAATTGGATTAAAATGTTGTGAAATTAGAtaaatttggattgaaatttgcTGGACCAAAGTTCTGTTGGCATAGGTTCTTTCACCTAGCAAAACTATCGactttgatatttggaactcaGGCAAtcggtattttttttttattttgtaagttgTAAAAATTCGGTTTTGATTAATCTGGATATCAATGCATTCAAGCTATAAAGATAAGACATGCACTGCTTAGTTTGCCTGCTCCATTTGTTGCTGGAATGAAGTTAGACTGATAAGGCTGCTAGTAACTTGTTCTATCGTGAACATTGGtcagttttcttgtttttcttttttaattattattttggtGGATGGGTTCCAAGGTACATTCTGATAGTGAGTATCCTTTTCCAAGGTACATTAGATATATGGCAACGTGTAAGCCTAATTCTGcaaattctttttccttctagTGATACTTTTTAGTGTTTAAAATAACTTTCATGACAGAAAAGATTTTTTCGGGCACTTTCATTAATGTATGTTCATTCATTTGTTACTTGTTCGGTTCTTTAATTCCTTAAGGTCAAGGCATGTTTTTGGCACAGAGAATGCATCAAATGATATAATGCTTGTTACTTTATTGTCCAGGTTTGCATGGGAAGGGGACTGTTCAGTTTGCAGCAATTTCATGTGGAACAGCTGAAAAATACTCTAGGTAGTCATTTGACCTATGAAGATCATCCTAAAGTCCAGAGCTTCTTTTTGAAATGCAACTGAGTAATAGCTTTCGTGAACTTGTTGGCAAATAATAGAGTTCAGCCAGTGTTGAAGTTGACAAAGAGGATTTTTCTTCGGTTTCTTGGTGAAATGCAAAGGCTTATTGGAAACTATTGCAATTTTAGATCCTTTTGCTTCTCTTGGTAGTTGCTTTAAGTCAGCATGTTACTGGCTAGGGTCTTACAGAACATATATGCTGCATTTCTCAGAGATGTTAAACTTTCTTTCTCCAGACTATTTGCatgtcaaaattttcttatgagCTGTCGTACAGTTAAAAAGTCACTTCCTTTATTCGtgtagttttctttttttttttttttccctttcttgaaTTGACTTTTGTATCTTTTTTCATCATTCTAAGTTGTCAAGTCATGCTGGTCCGTACATGAAAGGCTGGAGTTAAAGGAGAAGCTTCCATATAGGCGACAAGTTCCCTTGGCTATCTCTGAGGATCACTTAGACAATCGTGAGCTGGAAACAGACAATTCAGCGAAAGAAGCAGACCACTCAGCTGTTGAAGATGTTGCCTTTTTGAATGGTGCGGTCATCTACACTGAAGGAGCTGGAGGAAAACCTGGCTTGATCTCATTCTACAATCGTCCTTATAAAGTACAAGATGAAATGCTAGTGTCCAGCCCCAAGAAGAAACAAAACAACCTTCTGTGGTTAGCTGGTCCTGCAGTTCTTGTAGCCTCTTTCATCTTTCCCTCTCTTTATTTGCGCAGGATTCTATCAACTATATTTGAAGACTCTTTATTAACAGGTCAGTGAAATTTATGCTAGAAGGGTCTTCTTTGTCCATCACCTTTATGTATTTATTCTACTACCTTTGTAAGTAAACATGCAGATGTAAAGATTCTGCCCCCAGGGGAGGGGAGGAACTGTTGGTGGTtgaaatagggcatttggttGTTAGTTTTAGATGGGTTGTGATGGGAGGAGAAAAAAGGGCCTAGGAAAGCATCTGTTTcacttttcataaaattttttattttgtgactGTTTCCGTGCCCTTTTCTGGTTAATTTAATTTTCATGGGAGGAGTTACATGGATTTCATTTAGGGATTTCAGGAAAATcacttttttcaaattaaattaGAATTTTTGTAGTTTTGCATGTTAGCTTTCCAACTGTCGGTTTCTTGTCAGCTGACGTTTATTTATATTAAAGGCCTTGACTTCTTATGGTATAAGTAATAAACAAGTTCGAGAAGTCCAAAGATGGCAAAACCATTTGAAAGAAAGTGCATCAGTGAAGGAAGTTTAGCGTCTGCTAGATGGTTCATTTAACATCCTTCTGTCTTTTATTCTGAGTGATCATTTTCTTCCAAGAagttcacttatttatttttcacatGTTACTATCTGGAATGGTCTTGTATGAGCCTGGCGGAACATGGACATATGTATTTGTGTTCATAGTTCGATTTCTTTTGTTAGTTGTTGGTATGTGAGCCTCAATTTAGCTCATTATGATGCGTTTAAACATACTAAGCTTGTTATCTTTTTTAAATGATTCAA
It includes:
- the LOC113738994 gene encoding uncharacterized protein: MEKPKLFLSYIILAVMMVDLCLIAQSREIESPQYTVVHSESDFEVRFYRDSVWMSAPAKETSFRKATKDGFHRLFQYIQGANLNFSRIYMTAPVLTSIVPGAGPLHASAYFVKLYLPLKFQASPPLPLPELNLAPDSWSSHCIAVRQFSGFARDSNIVKEAEKLAISLSRSQWANSTSHSEYAYSIAQYNSPFRIIGRKNEVWVDVAGSEANGCKSSLLASY
- the LOC113739964 gene encoding probable apyrase 7; translation: MRRLASEDTRRVLEDVEDVVENHGFLYRKDWIRVLSGNEEAYYGWVSLNYKMRVFGNFSRLPTLGLLDLGGSSLQVVTEVDELREDDHHLVSKIGPMEHQLLIYSLPAFGLNEAFDRSVVMLTHSEALRESRDGIFEVRHPCLSSSYLQNFTCHGCFGLERMSSENVTTKMEEKELSSYIWLAGSSNWENCKELARAAAVNSSNSKLSELENHSKCIGLSSRTGKMMLNLTSYSHYNALSGFFAISNRLNLSAKANLTKMWETGEHICPRLWADQRSTSAQDCFHLSYMASLIEDALCLRNAEITFGPGDVSWTLGAALIEGDHLWRSTSESQKGFLTLKGNERISSSFLLFALLSFLLLIVHYSHIKLPMPNRGTSSTRGCLPSYLGPKRQPA